The following proteins come from a genomic window of Girardinichthys multiradiatus isolate DD_20200921_A chromosome 8, DD_fGirMul_XY1, whole genome shotgun sequence:
- the LOC124872847 gene encoding uncharacterized protein LOC124872847, with amino-acid sequence MTHTNSVPRDPTEAPRNTATPLTSAGRIRRLLQYSLQGMRRGNIHPVKPGRGAWRRPGSSFTNGLQRHPGHGSPRGGEAPSGVTAHAARQGLVLQGVSHRDHLHNPTWQPLSRKGLTLPRASITNEETISPTNGCRGADIRLTHSDRAKRLRGGTRIKSGKPERQHTASHCRHLWHKGSISPQCNTGAIWVPPTKWFRHRENMQFPHPFGRSNGQQEGGFQGEPLEIRPCNGLKRGGLKSRKH; translated from the coding sequence atgaCGCATACCAACAGTGTCCCGAGGGATCCTACGGAGgccccaaggaacacagcaacaccactaaCCTCAGCGGGACGCATAAGGCGGTTGCTCCAGTATTCCCTGCAGGGGATGCGGCGTGGCAACATTCACCCTGTAAAACCTGGCAGAGGTGCTTGGCGCCGTCCAGGAAGCAGCttcacaaatggcctccagaggCACCCCGGTCATGGCAGCCCACGAGGTGGAGAGGCTCCTAGTGGAGTGACAGCGCACGCCGCTCGGCAGGGGCTGGTCCTGCAAGGAGTAAGCCACAGAGATCATCTCCACAATCCAACGTGGCAACCGCTGTCTAGAAAGGGCCTGACCCTTCCGAGAGCCAGCATAACAAACGAAGAGACAATCAGTCCGACGAATGGGTGCCGTGGAGCGGACATACGCCTCACGCACTCAGACAGGGCAAAGAGGCTCAGAGGGGGCACCAGGATTAAATCGGGAAAGCCGGAGCGGCAGCACactgccagccactgcaggcacCTTTGGCACAAAGGAAGCATTAGTCCACAGTGTAACACCGGAGCCATCTGGGTTCCACCGACAAAATGGTTcagacacagagagaacatgcaattcCCCCACCCGTTTGGCAGAAGCAATGGCCAACAGGAAGGCGGTTTTCAGGGAGAGCCACTTGAGATCCGCCCCTGTAACGGGCTCAAAAGGGGGGGACTGAAGAGCCGCAAGCACTAG